In the Mastacembelus armatus chromosome 17, fMasArm1.2, whole genome shotgun sequence genome, one interval contains:
- the sec22ba gene encoding vesicle-trafficking protein SEC22b-A — MIVLTIIARVADGLPLAASVEEDEQSGRDLQQYQSQAKQLCRKLNAQSPDRCTLEAGDMSFHFLIAQGVCYLSLCEASFPKKMVFAYLEDLHNEFYDQYGKKVPTVTRPYSFIEFDTYIQKTKKIYVDTRARRNLGSINTELQDVQRIMVANIEEVLQRGEALSALDTKASNLSTLSKKYRSDAKYLNTRSTYAKVAAVAVVFITLIIYVRFWWL, encoded by the exons ATGATTGTCCTGACGATTATCGCTCGTGTGGCGGACGGACTCCCGCTCGCTGCTTCCGTGGAGGAGGATGAACAG TCAGGAAGAGACCTCCAGCAGTACCAGAGCCAGGCCAAGCAGCTGTGCCGTAAACTGAACGCTCAGAGTCCTGACCGCTGCACCCTGGAGGCCGGGGACATGAGCTTTCA CTTTTTAATAGCACAGGGTGTGTGCTACCTGTCCCTCTGTGAGGCTTCATTTCCCAAAAAGATGGTTTTTGCCTACCTTGAAGACCTCCACAATGAGTTCTATGACCAGTATGGAAAAAAAGTACCCACAGTAACAAGGCCTTACTCTTTCATCGAGTTTG ACACATACAtccagaaaacaaagaagataTATGTTGACACCAGGGCCAGGAGGAACTTGGGCAGCAtcaacacagagctgcaggatGTCCAGAGAATTATGGTGGCAAATATTGAGGAAGTTCTACAAAGAGGAGAAGCTCTTTCTG CACTAGACACTAAAGCCAGCAACTTATCCACCCTATCGAAGAAGTACCGAAGTGATGCTAAATACCTCAACACCCGCTCCACGTATGCCAAGGTGGCTGCTGTGGCAGTGGTCTTCATCACACTCATCATCTATGTGCGTTTCTGGTGGCTTTAA
- the LOC113134118 gene encoding uncharacterized protein C1orf21 homolog: MGCTSAKQVSAVPSAEEGQNKSYSNGDLGSDEYKMKAVEKVKYISGEDGGVDGQESTEKSALLGKGQHVDETGSNGNGKMLSIHSSESQQEFFRMLDEKIEKGRDYCSEEEDIT, translated from the exons atgggCTGCACCTCAGCCAAGCAGGTTTCTGCTGTGCCCAGCGCTGAGGAGGGCCAGAATAAATCCTACAGCAACGGGGACCTCGGATCag ATGAGTACAAGATGAAAGCAGTGGAGAAAGTCAAATACATCAGCGGAGAAGACGGAGGAGTGGACGGACAGGAGAGCACA GAGAAAAGTGCACTGCTTGGTAAAGGCCAACACGTGGATGAAACTGGAtcaaatggaaatggaaagatGCT GAGCATCCACTCCTCAGAGAGTCAGCAGGAATTTTTCAGGATGTTGGATGAGAAAATTGAAAAG GGTCGGGACTACTgctcagaggaggaggacattACATAG
- the LOC113134142 gene encoding procollagen galactosyltransferase 2-like, protein MPFEFVGFRFFVMILAGKLFLHTSTEELAADELLQHPAQQESSLLKPTVLITILARNAQHSLHYFLGCIDRLDYPKDRISIWAASDHNMDNSTTILQEWLRGVQHLYHSVEWRPIEQPSSYADEEGPKHWPNSRFTHVMKLKQAALRAARRLWADYILFVDSDNLLTNRQVLTEMMAENLTLVAPMLESKSLYSNFWCGITPQGYYRRTPEYIPIRKWKRQGCFAVPMVHSTYLLDLRRRASQSLAFYPLHPQYLYHLDDIMVFAFSARQAGVQMYVCNKNHYGYLPLPLKQDQTLEEEKESFTHTLTESLIDYTVEPSQYVHFAPEEPGKMGFDEIFLINLKRRPDRRERMLSSLAVLGINATLTEAVDGKALNSSQLRAMGVDMLPGYKDPYSDRVLTRGEIGCFLSHYSIWNQVVQQELQQVLVLEDDVRFEPRFCSRLVAVMDNVQRVKLDWDLIYVGRKRLQVKEPEYWVKGVSNLVHPGYSYWTLGYILSLQGAKKLLQAKPLNKMLPVDEFLPVMFNKHPKDEYMQYFEERDLKAFSVEPLLLFPIHYTGEPGYVSDTETSTIWDDEAVETDWDRDGVKHRREQEAEETGFRPVALHSARGDVPPVSANGDRDEL, encoded by the exons ATGCCTTTTGAATTTGTGGGATTCAGATTCTTTGTTATGATTTTAGCTGGAAAGCTCTTCCTGCACACCAGCACAGAGGAGCTGGCAGCTGATGAGCTCCTCCAGcatccagcccagcaggagTCCTCTCTGCTAAAACCCACAGTGCTGATCACCATCCTTGCACGCAACGCACAGCACAGCCTCCATTACTTCCTGGGATGCATTGACAGGCTGGACTATCCAAAGGACCGCATTTCCATCTG GGCGGCCTCAGACCACAACATGGACAACAGTACAACCATCCTCCAGGAGTGGCTCAGAGGAGTCCAGCACCTGTATCACTCTGTGGAGTGGAGGCCCATAGAACAACCAAG CTCTTACGCAGATGAAGAGGGTCCAAAGCACTGGCCCAACTCTCGGTTCACACATGTGATGAAGTTAAAGCAGGCAGCACTCAGAGCTGCCAGACGACTCTGGGCTGACTACATACTG TTTGTGGACAGTGACAACTTGCTGACAAACCGCCAGGTGCTAACTGAGATGATGGCAGAGAATCTTACACTTGTTGCACCGATGTTGGAATCAAAAAGCCTTTATTCCAATTTCTGGTGTGGCATCACTCCTCAG GGCTATTACAGACGAACCCCAGAGTACATTCCCATCCGTAAATGGAAACGGCAGGGCTGCTTTGCTGTCCCCATGGTGCACTCCACCTACCTGCTTGACCTCCGACGCAGAGCCAGCCAGTCGTTGGCCTTCTACCCTCTTCACCCCCAGTACCTCTACCATCTAGACGACATCATGGTCTTTGCTTTCTCTGCACGGCAGGCAG GTGTCCAAATGTATGTGTGCAACAAAAACCATTATGGATATTTGCCACTGCCCCTCAAACAAGACCAGacactggaggaggaaaaggagagcttcacccacacactgacagagtCACTCA TTGACTACACCGTGGAGCCTTCACAGTATGTGCACTTTGCACCTGAGGAACCAGGGAAGATGGGATTTGATGAG ATCTTTCTGATCAATCTGAAGCGGCGACCAGACCGGCGAGAGAGGATGTTGAGCTCTCTGGCTGTCCTTGGTATCAATGCCACACTGACAGAGGCCGTGGATGGCAA AGCACTGAACTCCTCTCAGTTGCGGGCCATGGGTGTAGACATGCTGCCTGGCTACAAAGACCCATATTCAGACCGTGTACTGACCAGAGGGGAGATTGGATGCTTTCTCAGCCACTACAGCATCTGGAATCAG GTGGTGCAGCAGGAACTGCAGCAGGTGCTTGTATTGGAGGATGATGTGAGATTTGAGCCCAGATTCTGCTCCAGGCTGGTGGCCGTCATGGACAACGTGCAGAGAGTGAAACTTGACTGGGACCTCAT TTACGTGGGTCGTAAGCGGCTGCAGGTGAAGGAGCCAGAGTACTGGGTGAAGGGAGTCAGTAACCTTGTGCACCCAGGCTACTCCTACTGGACCTTGGGTtacatcctgtccctgcagggGGCCAAGAAGTTGCTCCAGGCAAAACCCCTGAACAAAATGCTGCCTGTTGATGAGTTCCTACCTGTCATGTTCAACAAGCACCCAAA AGATGAGTACATGCAGTATTTTGAGGAAAGGGACCTGAAGGCATTTTCAGTGGAGCCCCTGTTGCTCTTCCCCATACACTACACGGGCGAGCCCGGGTACGTCAGTGACACGGAGACATCCACCATCTGGGATGATGAGGCTGTGGAAACAGACTGGGACAGGGATGGGGTCAAACACAGACGTGAGCAGGAAGCCGAGGAAACTGGATTTCGACCTGTGGCTCTTCATTCTGCTCGTGGTGACGTGCCGCCCGTCTCTGCCAATGGTGACAGAGATGAACTGTGA
- the tsen15 gene encoding tRNA-splicing endonuclease subunit Sen15 isoform X2: MSGDPDRAGESGSPPPKNCILQHPSYQLIRKLEVEDSAQVHAAFLVYMDLTEVRRWKEVSCVKSPELQVVLLEGREKEGTPIQSVLPLPVDRSLSHESIRRVLDRGFPMLLCAVASDSTLVYQRMTDGLVTPDPPVGPFQDVGRRQHRKRRRQQQ; the protein is encoded by the exons ATGTCGGGAGATCCAGACCGAGCGGGTGAGTCGGGGAGTCCTCCGCCAAAGAACTGCATCCTCCAGCATCCATCG TACCAGCTAATTAGGAAGCTGGAGGTTGAGGACAGCGCCCAGGTCCACGCAGCTTTCCTGGTGTACATGGATCTCACTGAGG TGCGCCGGTGGAAGGAGGTGTCGTGTGTCAAGAGTCCTGAACTACAGGTGGTTTTGCTGGAAGGGAGGGAGAAGGAAGGAACACCCATCCAGAGCGTTCTTCCTCTGCCTGTTGACCGATCTCTGAGCCATGAAAG CATACGGCGCGTACTGGACAGAGGCTTTCCTATGCTGCTGTGTGCAGTGGCATCTGACTCCACCCTGGTGTATCAGAGGATGACTGATGGGTTGGTGACACCGGACCCTCCCGTAGGACCGTTTCAGGATGTGGGACGCCGGCAGCACCGGAAGAggcggcggcagcagcagtgA
- the tsen15 gene encoding tRNA-splicing endonuclease subunit Sen15 isoform X1, giving the protein MSGDPDRAGESGSPPPKNCILQHPSVSVCAAFRGLIHNALTGVLSSWCQYQLIRKLEVEDSAQVHAAFLVYMDLTEVRRWKEVSCVKSPELQVVLLEGREKEGTPIQSVLPLPVDRSLSHESIRRVLDRGFPMLLCAVASDSTLVYQRMTDGLVTPDPPVGPFQDVGRRQHRKRRRQQQ; this is encoded by the exons ATGTCGGGAGATCCAGACCGAGCGGGTGAGTCGGGGAGTCCTCCGCCAAAGAACTGCATCCTCCAGCATCCATCGGTGAGTGTCTGTGCTGCATTCAGGGGTCTCATCCACAATGCACTTACCGGTGTCCTGTCTTCTTGGTGTCAGTACCAGCTAATTAGGAAGCTGGAGGTTGAGGACAGCGCCCAGGTCCACGCAGCTTTCCTGGTGTACATGGATCTCACTGAGG TGCGCCGGTGGAAGGAGGTGTCGTGTGTCAAGAGTCCTGAACTACAGGTGGTTTTGCTGGAAGGGAGGGAGAAGGAAGGAACACCCATCCAGAGCGTTCTTCCTCTGCCTGTTGACCGATCTCTGAGCCATGAAAG CATACGGCGCGTACTGGACAGAGGCTTTCCTATGCTGCTGTGTGCAGTGGCATCTGACTCCACCCTGGTGTATCAGAGGATGACTGATGGGTTGGTGACACCGGACCCTCCCGTAGGACCGTTTCAGGATGTGGGACGCCGGCAGCACCGGAAGAggcggcggcagcagcagtgA